TGAGCCTCCGATCTCCGCCGCGCCGACACCGGCGCGGCACCGACGCTCCACGACGTTGAGGATTCCGACATGATCACCCGTAGGACTATGGCGGCCACCGCCGCCGCGCTCGCCTTCATCGCCTCGACCGCGACCGCGCACGACTTCAAGCTCGGCGATCTCAAGATCGACCATCCGTGGGCGCGTGAGACCGCCAGCATGGCGCGCGCCGGCGCCGCCTTCATGGTCATCGAGAACGCCGGCGGCGGCGCCGACCGTCTGGTCAAGGCGTCCTCGCCGGTCGCCGCGCGCACCGAGATCCACACCATGATCAAGGACGGCG
The genomic region above belongs to Rhodospirillales bacterium and contains:
- a CDS encoding copper chaperone PCu(A)C; the protein is MITRRTMAATAAALAFIASTATAHDFKLGDLKIDHPWARETASMARAGAAFMVIENAGGGADRLVKASSPVAARTEIHTMIKDGDVMRMREVPAIDLAPRAKVELKPGGFHVMLMELKAPLKAGDKVPVTLTFEKAGAITIEVLVEKMSGPPAVHKH